The Allofrancisella frigidaquae genome has a segment encoding these proteins:
- a CDS encoding GNAT family N-acetyltransferase produces the protein MNTKINYYKLASTRLLEKIISEFSYEGIFAPVQNDADQEVYTIKITSVIYYKFKATKRIYGNLIVHQDSTIRHENDCSEVADDAIRFIIDTLPITKINPVTTAHFIKELNNTIYADIAILQKDKLSASEIYKLPYAYIEGNMTGHPWFVINKGRIGFNSSDHANYAPEMQKIINLSWIAVNKDLITFSCISNLSYSKITQKEIHPDILESFNKTIMTNNKNPDDYFVLPVHPWQWENVLKQQFTKYIADGEIIFLGESTDQHLAMQSIRTLSNISHPEKHSIKLPLNILNTAVYRGLPKNQTINAPMLTEWVKTIAKEDDFLSTCNFILLGELASAYCKHPYYSDISESPYYFTEQLGAIWRESIHSRLKNNEKAITMAALTYIDPDGKSVLCEMIKESSLNVSQWLDIFFENTIPALLHFLYKYGMVFSPHGENSILIIENNLPVGLAMKDFVDDINICKNPVEELATLPQEVKDVIPQVDDDYLLQFIHTGLFVVHYRYISTILADKLNFPELYFYQKLHECVERYQTSNPELKARFKRFDLYKKNFEKLCLNRLRIFEVGYGDYSSRPKVISTGQLENPLYLGKRFKEINTQEFYYNKVSFRPFCLEKDLDTIHKWMNKPHVAKFWNLDKPKEHLKKHFCNMLSNTNQNLFMLSIDGREIAYAEIYNAKKDRIAEYFLANDNDYGWHLLIGPEDAIGRGYSKLLVEALSKYCFSELGADKVVFEPDVRVIPFQKIAPKIGYKNQGQINLPEKQAYLFICSKDSFNVGKEL, from the coding sequence ATGAATACTAAAATAAACTACTATAAATTAGCAAGCACACGGCTTCTAGAAAAAATAATTTCTGAATTTAGTTATGAAGGAATTTTTGCTCCAGTTCAAAACGATGCTGATCAAGAGGTCTATACCATAAAAATAACCTCAGTTATATATTATAAATTTAAAGCTACTAAAAGAATTTATGGTAATTTGATCGTTCACCAAGACTCCACCATAAGACACGAAAATGACTGTTCAGAAGTTGCCGATGATGCTATAAGGTTTATTATAGATACTTTACCTATAACTAAAATCAATCCTGTAACAACTGCTCATTTTATAAAAGAATTAAATAATACTATATATGCAGATATTGCTATCTTACAAAAAGATAAACTCTCTGCTAGTGAGATTTATAAACTCCCTTATGCTTATATAGAAGGTAATATGACAGGACATCCTTGGTTTGTTATTAACAAAGGTCGCATTGGTTTTAATTCTTCTGATCATGCCAATTATGCTCCAGAGATGCAAAAAATAATAAATTTATCGTGGATTGCGGTAAATAAAGATCTAATAACTTTCTCATGTATTTCCAATCTAAGCTATTCAAAAATAACGCAAAAAGAGATACACCCTGATATTTTAGAAAGTTTTAATAAAACTATTATGACAAATAATAAAAATCCTGATGATTACTTTGTTTTACCAGTTCATCCATGGCAATGGGAAAATGTCCTAAAACAACAATTTACCAAATACATAGCTGATGGTGAAATCATATTTCTAGGCGAATCTACAGATCAGCATTTAGCTATGCAATCTATAAGGACTCTTTCAAACATATCTCACCCAGAAAAGCACAGTATAAAGCTCCCTCTTAATATATTAAACACTGCTGTTTATAGAGGATTACCTAAAAACCAAACCATCAATGCTCCGATGCTTACAGAATGGGTTAAAACGATAGCCAAAGAAGATGACTTTCTATCTACATGTAACTTTATTTTATTAGGTGAATTGGCAAGTGCATACTGCAAACATCCTTATTACTCAGACATATCAGAATCTCCTTACTACTTTACTGAGCAACTAGGAGCAATATGGCGAGAAAGCATTCATTCTAGGCTTAAAAACAATGAAAAAGCTATAACTATGGCAGCTTTAACTTACATTGACCCTGATGGTAAAAGTGTACTATGTGAAATGATAAAAGAGTCCTCTCTTAATGTAAGTCAATGGTTAGATATATTTTTTGAGAATACTATTCCTGCTTTGCTTCACTTTTTATATAAATATGGCATGGTATTTTCACCACATGGTGAGAATAGTATATTAATTATTGAAAATAATCTTCCCGTTGGTCTGGCTATGAAAGATTTCGTTGACGATATTAATATATGTAAAAACCCAGTTGAAGAATTAGCTACATTACCACAAGAAGTAAAAGATGTCATCCCTCAAGTAGATGATGACTATTTACTGCAATTTATTCATACTGGTCTCTTTGTGGTTCATTACAGATACATATCAACAATACTTGCTGATAAGCTTAACTTTCCAGAATTATATTTCTATCAAAAACTACACGAATGTGTTGAGCGCTACCAGACTAGTAATCCAGAATTAAAAGCTCGTTTTAAACGTTTTGATTTATATAAAAAAAACTTTGAGAAACTTTGCTTAAACAGATTAAGAATATTTGAGGTTGGATATGGTGATTATTCTTCTAGACCTAAAGTTATCTCAACAGGTCAACTTGAAAATCCTCTTTACCTTGGCAAACGTTTCAAAGAAATAAATACCCAAGAGTTCTACTACAACAAAGTATCATTTAGGCCTTTTTGCCTTGAGAAAGACTTAGACACTATTCATAAATGGATGAATAAACCACATGTGGCTAAATTCTGGAATCTTGATAAGCCTAAAGAACACCTAAAGAAACATTTTTGTAACATGTTATCAAACACCAATCAAAATCTATTTATGTTGTCAATAGATGGTAGAGAAATTGCATATGCAGAAATTTACAATGCTAAAAAAGATCGAATCGCTGAATATTTTCTTGCTAATGATAATGACTACGGTTGGCATCTTTTAATAGGCCCTGAAGATGCTATTGGCAGAGGGTATTCAAAACTACTCGTTGAAGCTCTTAGTAAATATTGCTTTTCTGAATTAGGCGCTGATAAGGTGGTTTTTGAACCTGATGTTAGAGTTATACCATTTCAGAAAATAGCACCTAAAATAGGCTATAAGAACCAAGGCCAAATAAATCTGCCAGAAAAACAAGCGTATTTATTTATTTGCTCAAAAGACTCTTTTAATGTTGGGAAAGAATTATGA
- a CDS encoding lysine N(6)-hydroxylase/L-ornithine N(5)-oxygenase family protein translates to MKIYDVIGIGIGPFNLGLSALLNDKPINSIFFEKKESFSWHPGLMMDWTTLQVPFLGDLVTMVDPTNKFSFLNYLQQKNRLYKFYFKENFFITRQEYNDYCLWVAENCQSCKFGYEVTNIKHTRISGDETWVVTVKNINNKEQQYLTKNIVLGLGTKPHLPSYLSDTENVHHSSEYLDIKAQALKDQHITLIGSGQSAGEIFLDLMKSKNDSTQISWVTRSKGFFPMEYSKLGLEHFSPEYIDYFYNLPQTKKPKLLMEQDLLYKGISAETISNIYEVLYQETVQNKNNAELISNSELRNTDYNNDKLNCFFYHNQQNEEFLIKTDRVIAATGYKSDITHSLANIEKFITKDENGNLLITRDYKLVTQDTNLNIFVQNAEMHTHGVGTPDLGLGAYRNAVIANKLLQKEIYKISSKNIFSTFGVPKKYLTQKSSIKAA, encoded by the coding sequence ATGAAAATTTATGATGTTATTGGAATAGGGATAGGACCATTTAACTTAGGGCTATCTGCTTTATTAAATGATAAACCTATAAATAGTATTTTCTTTGAGAAAAAAGAAAGCTTCAGCTGGCATCCAGGTTTAATGATGGATTGGACAACGCTACAAGTACCATTTCTTGGAGATTTAGTAACTATGGTTGACCCGACTAATAAATTTAGTTTTTTAAATTATTTACAGCAAAAAAATCGCCTTTATAAATTCTACTTTAAAGAAAATTTCTTTATCACTAGACAAGAATATAATGATTATTGCTTGTGGGTGGCTGAGAACTGTCAATCATGTAAATTTGGTTATGAAGTTACAAATATAAAGCATACAAGAATTTCAGGGGATGAAACTTGGGTTGTCACAGTTAAAAACATTAATAATAAAGAGCAACAATACCTAACAAAAAATATTGTATTAGGTCTAGGGACAAAACCTCACCTTCCATCTTACCTTTCTGACACAGAAAATGTACACCACAGTAGTGAGTATCTCGATATAAAAGCCCAAGCATTAAAAGATCAACATATAACGTTAATAGGTTCTGGGCAAAGCGCTGGGGAGATATTCTTAGATTTAATGAAATCAAAAAATGACTCTACCCAAATTAGCTGGGTAACAAGAAGTAAAGGATTTTTCCCTATGGAATACTCCAAACTTGGTTTAGAGCACTTCTCACCTGAGTATATTGATTATTTTTATAACCTTCCACAAACTAAGAAACCTAAGCTTTTAATGGAACAAGATTTACTCTATAAAGGGATTAGTGCAGAAACCATATCTAATATTTATGAGGTTCTTTATCAAGAAACAGTTCAAAATAAAAATAATGCTGAACTTATTTCAAATAGTGAGTTACGTAATACAGATTATAATAACGATAAACTTAACTGCTTTTTTTATCATAATCAACAAAATGAAGAGTTCTTAATTAAGACAGACAGAGTTATTGCAGCAACTGGCTATAAATCAGATATTACTCACTCACTTGCAAATATAGAGAAATTTATTACCAAAGACGAAAATGGTAATCTACTTATAACTAGAGATTATAAGTTAGTAACTCAAGACACGAATCTAAATATTTTCGTGCAAAATGCTGAAATGCACACTCATGGTGTAGGAACACCTGATTTAGGCTTAGGAGCATATAGAAATGCTGTAATAGCAAATAAATTACTGCAAAAAGAGATTTACAAAATTTCATCAAAAAATATCTTTTCTACATTTGGCGTGCCAAAGAAATATTTAACCCAAAAATCCAGTATCAAAGCTGCATAA
- a CDS encoding IucA/IucC family protein, whose product MMIKYANEITLKNFLNCYYREYDNYKLHKTSNGNYCFSIELDTIKSKFEISAKVSPILRSPSWQLPCYIIKNERKSKLDPLEAVFLITKELDKTNDNEIINRISNSAINIAKILQTRKHKLDEVFGYKNPFITNEQNLLRGHRLQPDPKSREGFSDAEFIKYSPETNGQLQLYYMYVDKSILETQSLLDKTTNELFLNFLAGNDLPKKINENYELFILHPWQAAYLAKQNEIQKYKSDNKIIDIGITGPWFYPTTSVRTVYSPEANIMLKFSLNIAITNSVRVNLAKECKRSISVHKLYTNHLKPILDNLFPYFNIITDPAYSAIKINNKILDPSICIIRNANFNPQDDIACIASLTEPNPFNERTRISSLIQYFSVHNNSNTHDAALCWFETYLCVAIAPVLWLYSKYGIALEAHQQNLLIKLEDGLPVESFYRDSQGYYYIKDHEGLREADFGDIKDLCEGSQDFIDHHFCYYFIVNQLISVIEAIANTGFISELDLVKMTIDFFKNFPNKYQICDEFIKKLLSLDQLPLKANLLTRLNGLDELQAPLEKQSIYVDTKNPFKENYENL is encoded by the coding sequence ATGATGATTAAATATGCCAATGAAATAACCCTTAAAAATTTTCTTAACTGCTATTATCGAGAATATGATAATTATAAATTACATAAGACCTCTAATGGTAATTACTGCTTTAGCATAGAGCTGGATACTATTAAATCCAAGTTTGAGATTTCAGCAAAAGTCTCTCCGATTTTAAGATCACCATCATGGCAGCTACCTTGCTACATCATTAAGAATGAAAGAAAATCAAAGCTAGATCCTCTTGAGGCGGTATTTTTAATTACTAAAGAACTCGATAAGACTAATGATAATGAAATTATAAATAGAATATCAAATTCAGCAATAAATATAGCTAAGATATTACAAACTAGAAAACACAAACTAGATGAAGTTTTTGGCTATAAAAATCCTTTTATTACAAATGAGCAAAATCTTTTAAGAGGCCATAGATTACAACCCGATCCCAAAAGCAGAGAAGGTTTCTCAGACGCTGAATTTATTAAATACTCTCCCGAAACAAACGGACAATTGCAACTTTATTATATGTATGTTGATAAAAGCATTTTAGAAACACAATCTTTACTTGACAAAACTACAAATGAACTATTTCTAAATTTTTTAGCAGGAAATGATCTACCTAAAAAGATAAATGAGAATTATGAACTTTTTATACTCCACCCATGGCAAGCTGCGTACCTAGCTAAACAAAACGAAATTCAAAAATACAAATCAGACAATAAAATTATTGATATAGGTATTACTGGACCCTGGTTTTACCCAACAACTTCTGTCAGAACTGTATATTCCCCAGAAGCTAATATTATGCTGAAATTTTCGCTAAATATTGCTATCACAAACTCTGTAAGAGTAAATCTTGCTAAAGAGTGTAAAAGAAGCATATCTGTACATAAGCTCTATACAAACCACCTTAAGCCTATTTTAGACAATCTGTTTCCTTACTTTAACATAATTACAGACCCAGCTTATTCAGCGATAAAGATAAATAATAAAATTCTTGACCCTAGTATATGTATTATTCGTAATGCTAATTTTAATCCACAAGATGATATAGCGTGTATTGCTAGCTTGACTGAACCAAACCCATTTAACGAAAGAACTCGTATCAGCTCATTAATTCAATATTTTAGTGTTCATAATAATTCTAACACCCATGATGCAGCACTTTGCTGGTTTGAAACATACCTTTGTGTAGCTATAGCTCCTGTACTTTGGTTATATTCAAAGTATGGCATTGCTCTAGAAGCTCATCAGCAGAATTTACTAATCAAATTAGAAGATGGTTTACCAGTAGAAAGCTTTTACCGCGATAGCCAAGGATACTATTACATAAAAGACCACGAAGGATTAAGAGAAGCTGACTTTGGTGATATTAAAGATCTCTGTGAAGGTTCACAAGACTTTATCGACCACCATTTTTGTTACTATTTTATAGTTAATCAACTAATTTCTGTAATAGAAGCTATAGCCAATACTGGTTTTATTAGTGAGCTAGATCTAGTAAAAATGACTATCGACTTTTTTAAGAACTTTCCTAATAAATATCAAATTTGCGATGAATTTATAAAAAAACTTCTAAGTCTAGATCAACTACCGTTAAAAGCTAACCTTCTTACGAGACTAAATGGTCTCGATGAGTTACAGGCCCCATTAGAAAAACAATCAATCTATGTTGATACAAAAAACCCATTTAAGGAAAACTATGAAAATTTATGA
- a CDS encoding pyridoxal phosphate-dependent decarboxylase family protein: MSLELDKYFLNNSIQSIDTYTYSMQKALKIISNNLKNNEIFSAKAAKDLEKIANQFDIDENPNDISIILEEQLNDIFKHSLNVNSPKSMAHLHCPVMVPSLVAETFISALNQSMDSWDQSPIATYIEQHIINWLSLLIYKKSNLSDGVFTSGGTQSNLMGLLLARDHFCKNTLNHKVADKGLPDIANKFRILCTEKTHFSVHKSLALLGLGKNSIEIVNTDDNLQLDTQDLVVRISNLKAQNLTPICIVTTVGDTDFGCIDNIKEIAEIAKHNNIWLHADAAVGGALLLSDKHKYRLDGLELVDSVTVDFHKLFFQPISCGAFFCKDKSILKLLSYHADYLNPDKDGFDTINLVDKSIQTTRRFDALKLSIALKCSGTKLFSEWINHIIETTTKSIQSFSKDKNLQLAFHKTQHLNNSLNTIVFRYFDENLNQEILNAINSKIHKAIFHSGNFAIAQTKVNMNTYLKITLVNPMVTLELVTECLNQIKLYGNLFKNQIGVNNDD; the protein is encoded by the coding sequence ATGAGCCTAGAACTTGATAAATATTTTTTAAACAACTCGATTCAAAGTATCGACACATATACCTATAGCATGCAAAAAGCTTTGAAGATAATCTCCAATAATTTAAAAAATAATGAGATTTTTAGTGCCAAAGCAGCAAAAGATTTAGAAAAAATAGCTAACCAGTTTGATATAGATGAAAACCCTAATGATATTAGTATAATTCTTGAAGAACAGTTAAATGATATTTTTAAACATTCTTTAAACGTAAACTCTCCAAAGTCGATGGCTCATCTACACTGCCCCGTAATGGTACCATCACTAGTTGCTGAAACCTTCATATCAGCTTTAAATCAATCTATGGATTCTTGGGATCAAAGCCCTATTGCCACATACATAGAGCAACACATTATTAACTGGTTAAGCTTATTAATCTACAAAAAGAGTAATTTATCTGATGGGGTATTTACTAGTGGAGGAACACAATCGAACTTAATGGGTTTACTTTTAGCTAGAGATCATTTCTGCAAAAATACTCTTAACCATAAAGTAGCAGATAAAGGTTTGCCAGATATTGCTAACAAATTTCGCATTCTATGCACAGAAAAAACACACTTCTCCGTGCATAAGTCACTAGCCCTTTTAGGCTTAGGTAAAAACTCTATTGAGATTGTAAATACAGATGATAATTTACAACTAGATACGCAAGACTTGGTAGTTAGGATAAGTAACCTTAAAGCCCAAAACTTAACACCAATATGTATAGTTACTACTGTAGGAGATACTGATTTTGGATGTATTGATAATATTAAAGAGATAGCAGAAATTGCAAAACATAATAATATCTGGCTTCATGCTGATGCTGCTGTTGGAGGAGCTTTACTCTTGTCAGATAAGCACAAATATCGACTTGATGGTTTAGAATTAGTTGATTCAGTAACCGTTGATTTTCACAAACTCTTCTTTCAGCCTATCAGCTGCGGAGCTTTCTTTTGTAAGGATAAGTCAATATTAAAACTTCTTAGCTACCATGCTGACTACCTTAATCCAGATAAAGATGGTTTTGACACTATAAATCTAGTAGATAAATCGATACAAACTACTAGAAGGTTTGATGCTCTTAAACTCTCTATTGCCTTAAAATGTAGTGGAACAAAATTATTTTCAGAATGGATTAATCATATTATTGAAACAACAACTAAAAGTATCCAATCATTTAGCAAAGATAAAAATCTACAATTAGCTTTTCATAAAACTCAACATCTTAACAATAGCCTTAACACTATTGTTTTTAGATACTTTGATGAAAATTTAAATCAAGAAATACTAAATGCGATTAATAGCAAGATTCATAAGGCTATCTTTCATAGTGGAAACTTTGCGATTGCACAAACAAAAGTAAATATGAATACGTACTTAAAGATTACCCTTGTCAATCCTATGGTTACATTGGAATTAGTAACTGAGTGTCTTAACCAAATAAAACTATATGGCAATTTATTTAAAAATCAAATAGGAGTAAATAATGATGATTAA
- a CDS encoding diaminobutyrate--2-oxoglutarate transaminase — protein sequence MNTSIQQAMLKDQDNWESNARSYPRKNPLVIEKAQGIYLTDIEGKVYIDCLAGAGTIALGHNDPEITDALSSTLSKKVPIHTLDLLTKEKHTFMNDLLNTLPKSYHGNTKVQFCSPSGADAVEAAIKLCKTATGRETIIAFHGAYHGMTQGTLSLMGNLGPKQHINGLTPYVHFLPYPYAYRCPFGLKGEQSIDVNIQMISRLLKDPESGIKKPAAIILEPVQGEGGAIAAPSKWLKAIREITKELDIPLIVDEVQCGIGRTGYLYAFEKAGIEPDVIVLSKALGGGLPISVILYKEYLDKWSPGAHTGTFRGNVLAMVAGSIVLNRVNKPEFLEHVKETGKYLLDKLHELKNKYNIIGDVRGSGLMIGVEIVDTTSKPDIIGSFPADGEKALKIKKTCFDKGLIIELGGRFGATLRFLPPLTIKTKQIDQVIKILESSIKENI from the coding sequence ATGAATACCTCCATACAACAAGCTATGTTAAAAGATCAAGATAATTGGGAATCTAATGCTAGAAGCTACCCAAGAAAAAATCCTTTAGTGATAGAAAAAGCTCAAGGGATCTATCTAACAGATATTGAAGGAAAAGTATATATTGATTGCTTAGCTGGAGCTGGCACCATAGCTCTTGGGCATAATGATCCTGAAATTACAGATGCCTTATCCTCGACTTTAAGTAAAAAAGTGCCAATACACACATTAGACTTGCTTACTAAAGAAAAGCATACCTTTATGAATGATCTCCTAAATACATTACCTAAATCTTACCATGGAAATACAAAAGTACAGTTTTGCAGCCCCAGTGGAGCTGATGCTGTTGAAGCTGCTATTAAACTATGTAAAACAGCAACAGGTAGAGAAACCATAATAGCTTTTCATGGCGCTTATCATGGTATGACACAAGGAACACTATCTTTAATGGGAAACCTAGGCCCAAAACAACATATTAATGGTCTAACTCCGTATGTGCATTTTTTACCTTATCCATATGCTTATCGCTGCCCTTTTGGACTAAAAGGTGAACAAAGCATTGATGTAAATATCCAAATGATTTCACGTTTATTGAAAGATCCAGAAAGTGGCATAAAAAAACCAGCTGCAATTATTTTAGAGCCAGTACAAGGCGAAGGTGGAGCTATAGCTGCGCCATCTAAATGGTTAAAAGCTATTAGAGAAATTACTAAAGAGCTAGATATTCCTCTAATTGTTGATGAAGTTCAATGTGGTATAGGTAGAACAGGCTATTTATATGCCTTTGAAAAAGCTGGTATCGAGCCTGATGTAATAGTTTTATCAAAAGCTCTAGGAGGAGGCTTACCAATATCTGTAATTCTTTACAAAGAATACTTAGACAAATGGAGTCCTGGAGCCCATACAGGAACTTTTAGAGGTAATGTGTTAGCCATGGTTGCCGGTAGCATTGTTTTAAATAGAGTTAACAAACCTGAATTTCTAGAACATGTGAAAGAAACTGGTAAATACCTACTTGATAAACTACATGAATTAAAAAATAAATATAACATCATCGGAGATGTACGAGGTTCTGGCTTAATGATTGGTGTAGAAATTGTAGATACAACATCTAAACCAGACATTATAGGAAGTTTTCCTGCAGATGGAGAAAAAGCCTTAAAAATCAAAAAAACCTGCTTCGATAAAGGCCTTATCATTGAATTAGGAGGACGCTTTGGAGCAACTCTTAGATTCCTACCTCCTCTTACCATAAAAACAAAGCAAATTGACCAAGTAATTAAAATATTAGAAAGCTCGATTAAGGAAAATATATGA